A genomic segment from Glycine soja cultivar W05 chromosome 18, ASM419377v2, whole genome shotgun sequence encodes:
- the LOC114394545 gene encoding eukaryotic translation initiation factor 3 subunit H-like, whose translation MATTPARSFLQVAATEEAAPLLRVVQIEGLVILKIIKHCKDHSPSLVTGQLLGLDVGSVLEVTNCFPFPMREEDEEIEADGANYQLEMMRCLREVNVDNNTVGWYQSTLLGSFQTVELIETFMNYQENIRRCVCIIYDPSRSDQGVLALKALKLSDSFMELYRSNNFTGEKLREKNLSWVDIFEEIPIKVSNSALISAFMTELEPDTPVTQCDYDRLQLSTSSLMERNTEFLIECMDDLSLEQQKFQFYYRSLSRQQAQQQAWLQKRRTENMARKAAGEEPLPEEDPSNPIFKPLPEPSRLESFLITNQISNYCNQINGVSGQSFNRLYLMKALHED comes from the exons ATGGCTACCA CTCCTGCCAGATCTTTCCTCCAAGTCGCCGCAACGGAGGAGGCTGCGCCGCTTCTCAGAGTCGTCCAGATTGAAGGACTG GTTATCCTGAAGATAATTAAGCATTGTAAGGACCACTCGCCTTCTTTAGTCACTGGACAACTTCTTGGGTTGGATGTTGGCAGTGTTCTTGAAGTTACCAACTGCTTCCCCTTTCCA ATGAGGGAGGAGGATGAGGAAATTGAAGCTGATGGTGCCAATTATCAGCTTGAAATGATGAGATGCCTGAGGGAGGTTAATGTTGACAACAACACAGTTGGATG GTACCAGTCTACATTGCTTGGCTCCTTCCAGACTGTGGAGCTTATTGAAACCTTTATGAATTACCAG GAGAATATTAGACGCTGTGTTTGCATAATATATGATCCATCAAGGTCTGATCAAGGTGTTCTAGCTCTGAAGGCATTGAAGCTTTCTGACTCATTCATGGAACTCTATCGCAGCAATAATTTTACTGGAGAGaa ATTGAGGGAGAAGAACTTATCATGGGTGGATATCTTTGAGGAAATACCA ATCAAAGTTTCAAATTCTGCCCTTATCAGTGCTTTTATGACAGAGCTGGAACCTGATACTCCAGTCACCCAG TGTGATTATGATCGTTTGCAATTGTCAACCAGTTCATTGATGGAGAGGAATACCGAATTTTTGATTGAATGCATGGATGACTTGTCACTAGAACAACAAAAG ttCCAATTCTATTATCGAAGCTTGTCTCGTCAACAAGCTCAGCAGCAAGCATGGCTTCAAAAGAGAAG GACGGAGAACATGGCCCGTAAAGCTGCTGGAGAAGAACCTTTGCCAGAGGAAGATCCTTCAAATCCCATTTTCAAGCCGCTCCCAGAGCCTTCACGGTTGGAGAGCTTCCTCATaacaaatcaaatttccaaCTACTGCAACCAAATCAATGG GGTGTCAGGGCAGAGCTTTAACAGACTCTATTTGATGAAGGCTTTGCATGAGGATTGA
- the LOC114395434 gene encoding sphingosine-1-phosphate lyase-like — translation MASISHFRTSANSFLSQYEPLSLLLAPLLSLLFAHALRSFFHLLSQNGLKATLLGFLINSLKLVPGVKGYIDAEKQKVVDKLQSDGKSKREGWKTELPSTGLGTSVLEKMREEKINDAVWQGKCSGTVYIGGSESDGHFSLINEACSMFAHTNPLHLDVFKSVARFEAEVVAMTAALLGSKEKSSGRQICGNMTSGGTESILLAVKSSRDYMKSKKGITRPEMIIPESGHSAYDKAAQYFNIKLWRVPVNKNFQADVKAIRRHINKNTILIVGSAPGFPHGVIDPIEELGHLASSFGICFHVDLCLGGFVLPFARELGYHIPPFDFSVKGVSSISVDVHKYGLAPKGTSVVLYRNHEIRKHQFVAVTEWSGGLYVSPTIAGSRPGSLIAGAWAAMISLGKEGYLKNTKEIMEGSRRIQQGIEEIAELFIVGKPDMTIVAFGSDVLDIFEVNDVMSSKGWHLNALQRPNSIHICVTLQHVPIVEDFLNDLKESVKTVKANPGPISGGLAPIYGAAGKMPDRGMVQELLVDYMDGTC, via the exons ATGGCTTCAATCTCTCACTTCAGAACCTCCGCGAATTCCTTCCTCTCCCAATACGAACCTCTCTCTCTGCTTCTCgctcctctcctctctctcctcTTCGCTCACGCTCTCCGCTCCTTCTTCCACCTCCTCTCCCAGAACGGACTCAAAGCCACGCTCCTAGGGTTTCTCATTAACTCCCTCAA ATTGGTCCCTGGCGTGAAGGGATACATagatgccgaaaaacaaaag GTTGTGGATAAGTTGCAATCTGATGGTAAATCTAAAAGAGAAGGTTGGAAAACTGAGTTGCCAAGCACAGGATTAGGGACATCTGTCCTTGAGAAAATGAGAGAGGAGAAAATAAATGATGCGGTTTGGCAAGGCAAATGCTCTGGTACAGT CTACATTGGAGGAAGTGAATCTGATGgacatttttctctgataaatgAGGCATGTTCAAT GTTTGCTCATACCAATCCCCTGCATTTGGATGTTTTCAAGAGTGTTGCACGCTTTGAGGCAGAAGTGGTTGCAATGACAGCAGCACTTCTTGGAAGTAAGGAAAAGAGTTCTGGACGACAAATATGTGGCAACATGACGTCAGGCGGGACTGAAAGTATATTATTAGCTGTCAAGTCGTCTCGTGACTATATGAAATCTAAGAAAGGAATTACAAGACCTGAAAT GATTATTCCCGAGTCTGGGCACTCGGCATATGACAAGGCTGCACAGTATTTTAATATCAAACTATGGCGTGTACCAGTTAACAAGAATTTCCAAGCTGATGTGAAAGCGATTCGACGtcatattaacaaaaatacCATCTTG ATTGTTGGATCTGCTCCAGGGTTTCCTCATGGAGTAATTGACCCCATTGAA GAACTTGGTCATCTGGCATCAAGCTTTGGTATTTGTTTCCATGTGGACCTTTGCCTTGGTGGCTTTGTATTACCATTTGCTCGTGAGCTTGG GTACCACATTCcaccttttgatttttctgttaaAGGGGTTTCTTCAATATCAGTGGATGTACATAAATATGGTTTAGCTCCCAAAGGAACTAGCGTAGTTCTTTACAGAAACCATGAAATCAGAAAG CATCAATTTGTTGCTG TTACCGAGTGGTCTGGTGGGCTGTATGTATCTCCAACCATAGCTGGAAGCAGGCCTGGAAGTCTTATTGCCGGTGCATGGGCAGCGATGATATCTCTAGGGAAAGAAG GTTActtgaaaaatacaaaagaaattatGGAAGGGTCAAGAAGAATACAGCAAGG CATAGAGGAGATTGCTGAGTTGTTTATTGTTGGAAAACCCGACATGACGATAGTGGCTTTTGGATCCGACGTTCTAGATATATTCGAAGTCAATGATGTTATGTCATCCAAAGGGTGGCATTTGAATGCATTACAGCGACCCAACAG CATCCATATCTGTGTGACACTGCAACATGTGCCAATTGTTGAAGACTTTCTCAATGATCTGAAGGAATCTGTGAAAACT GTGAAAGCAAATCCAGGTCCAATAAGTGGAGGCCTAGCACCTATATATGGCGCCGCAGGGAAGATGCCAGATAGAGGCATGGTCCAGGAATTGCTGGTAGATTATATGGACGGTACCTGCTAA
- the LOC114395651 gene encoding protein LAZY 1-like isoform X1, whose protein sequence is MKLLGWMHRKLRQNSSEPFKDLVIGNSCNCLSGQAPLDDEQVYQKPNLGIRLSKHAQKGHNNLRNSFAGLEAARVDEDYEGEYFPGFLAIGTLGSERVSDPSTTPSFPISVESITEKEDEVTENDLKLINDELEKVLGAETKDDVSIDSSRRTSHVSTGRSSHVSTGRSSHVSIITLSGKPIEGTEPNGNGAAICPLQGYLFGTAIELSETTAAAAKKEHRTSLGELFQRSKSAEENFSAKCEKEDKRAEKEVDKSAMNLMKEKLKKRMLHAYSKNSTSINGGPIDSASAETKLNKILHMFRKKVHPESSTAAQKSAKHHKNQKKKKTINEGGYNKSDLVHPEEDSSVNREYWIKTDADYLVLEL, encoded by the exons ATGAAG TTACTAGGCTGGATGCACAGGAAACTTCGCCAGAATAGTAGTGAACCATTCAAGGACTTGGTCATTG GGAATTCTTGCAATTGTCTTTCAGGGCAGGCACCACTTGATGATGAACAAGTCTATCAGAAACCAAACCTTGGGATCAGACTTTCCAAACATGCTCAGAAAGGTCACAACAACCTTAGAAACTCTTTTGCTGGCCTAGAAGCAGCAAGAGTAGATGAAGACTATGAGGGAGAATACTTCCCTGGCTTCCTTGCAATTGGAACTCTTGGTTCAGAACGAGTATCTGACCCCTCAACAACACCATCATTTCCCATTTCTGTTGAGAGCATAACtgaaaaagaagatgaagtcactGAGAATGATCTGAAGCTCATCAATGATGAGCTAGAGAAAGTTCTAGGAGCTGAAACCAAGGATGATGTTAGCATTGACTCCTCAAGGAGGACTAGCCATGTTAGCACTGGGAGAAGCAGCCATGTCAGCACTGGGAGAAGCAGCCATGTCAGCATAATAACACTCAGTGGAAAGCCAATAGAAGGCACAGAACCAAATGGAAATGGTGCTGCAATTTGTCCACTCCAGGGATATCTCTTTGGAACAGCTATTGAACTGTCTGAAACAACTGCAGCAgcagcaaagaaagaacatagGACTTCGCTCGGGGAGCTGTTTCAGAGAAGCAAATCAGCTGAGGAGAATTTCAGTGCAAAATGTGAAAAGGAGGACAAAAGAGCTGAGAAGGAAGTGGACAAGTCTGCCATGAACCTGATGAAAGAAAAGCTGAAGAAAAGAATGCTCCATGCTTATTCTAAGAATTCTACTTCAATAAATGGTGGGCCTATTGATTCTGCTTCTGCTGAGACAAAACTGAATAAG ATTCTCCATATGTTCCGCAAGAAAGTTCACCCTGAAAGTTCAACAGCTGCACAAAAATCTGCTAAACACCACAAGaaccagaagaagaagaaaacaatcaATGAAGGAGGCTACAACAAAAGTGACCTGGTGCATCCAGAGGAAGATTCATCTGTCAACAGGGAGTACTGGATCAAAACAGATGCAGATT ACTTAGTTCTAGAGCTGTGA
- the LOC114395651 gene encoding protein LAZY 1-like isoform X2, producing the protein MKLLGWMHRKLRQNSSEPFKDLVIGQAPLDDEQVYQKPNLGIRLSKHAQKGHNNLRNSFAGLEAARVDEDYEGEYFPGFLAIGTLGSERVSDPSTTPSFPISVESITEKEDEVTENDLKLINDELEKVLGAETKDDVSIDSSRRTSHVSTGRSSHVSTGRSSHVSIITLSGKPIEGTEPNGNGAAICPLQGYLFGTAIELSETTAAAAKKEHRTSLGELFQRSKSAEENFSAKCEKEDKRAEKEVDKSAMNLMKEKLKKRMLHAYSKNSTSINGGPIDSASAETKLNKILHMFRKKVHPESSTAAQKSAKHHKNQKKKKTINEGGYNKSDLVHPEEDSSVNREYWIKTDADYLVLEL; encoded by the exons ATGAAG TTACTAGGCTGGATGCACAGGAAACTTCGCCAGAATAGTAGTGAACCATTCAAGGACTTGGTCATTG GGCAGGCACCACTTGATGATGAACAAGTCTATCAGAAACCAAACCTTGGGATCAGACTTTCCAAACATGCTCAGAAAGGTCACAACAACCTTAGAAACTCTTTTGCTGGCCTAGAAGCAGCAAGAGTAGATGAAGACTATGAGGGAGAATACTTCCCTGGCTTCCTTGCAATTGGAACTCTTGGTTCAGAACGAGTATCTGACCCCTCAACAACACCATCATTTCCCATTTCTGTTGAGAGCATAACtgaaaaagaagatgaagtcactGAGAATGATCTGAAGCTCATCAATGATGAGCTAGAGAAAGTTCTAGGAGCTGAAACCAAGGATGATGTTAGCATTGACTCCTCAAGGAGGACTAGCCATGTTAGCACTGGGAGAAGCAGCCATGTCAGCACTGGGAGAAGCAGCCATGTCAGCATAATAACACTCAGTGGAAAGCCAATAGAAGGCACAGAACCAAATGGAAATGGTGCTGCAATTTGTCCACTCCAGGGATATCTCTTTGGAACAGCTATTGAACTGTCTGAAACAACTGCAGCAgcagcaaagaaagaacatagGACTTCGCTCGGGGAGCTGTTTCAGAGAAGCAAATCAGCTGAGGAGAATTTCAGTGCAAAATGTGAAAAGGAGGACAAAAGAGCTGAGAAGGAAGTGGACAAGTCTGCCATGAACCTGATGAAAGAAAAGCTGAAGAAAAGAATGCTCCATGCTTATTCTAAGAATTCTACTTCAATAAATGGTGGGCCTATTGATTCTGCTTCTGCTGAGACAAAACTGAATAAG ATTCTCCATATGTTCCGCAAGAAAGTTCACCCTGAAAGTTCAACAGCTGCACAAAAATCTGCTAAACACCACAAGaaccagaagaagaagaaaacaatcaATGAAGGAGGCTACAACAAAAGTGACCTGGTGCATCCAGAGGAAGATTCATCTGTCAACAGGGAGTACTGGATCAAAACAGATGCAGATT ACTTAGTTCTAGAGCTGTGA
- the LOC114396612 gene encoding uncharacterized protein LOC114396612, whose translation MGKLLCDSTSVAEPFQGSPPATLPWREPKPEPIGTVDLVVPANVGGAPFAGGGWEDVVGLEEQQRRHLQRLHAKGVLWKPPPEEEDSSSPLSSSALRSVVFRLSHGGEVSADGNCLFTASRKAMGGEDVDARELRRRTVARFLEDLGSVSFEEREAIDNAIRHMYSPDLKNGWGIHVVQEVKLLAKKEDRFALDSAIEELVHLGMQREMAAESIYKERCVSVNDGPSWAKYMLISGSPDDEYDIITLQYTEEGLLSVDENREGRAAAFGDDIAIECLATEFKREIYVVQAHGSDAMVDEENCVFFLPHRPRSRITEPPFFLFMKGTGWCGAGADHYEPLIAHPSAFVSQEKVAVVL comes from the exons ATGGGGAAGCTTCTCTGTGACTCAACCTCCGTCGCCGAACCATTCCAAGGTTCGCCGCCGGCCACGCTTCCGTGGCGGGAACCCAAACCAGAACCTATAGGAACCGTAGATCTCGTCGTTCCGGCCAACGTCGGTGGCGCGccgttcgccggcggtgggtgGGAAGACGTCGTCGGTTTGGAGGAGCAGCAGCGGCGCCACCTCCAGAGGCTCCACGCGAAGGGAGTGCTCTGGAAGCCACCGCCGGAGGAGGAGGATTCGTCGTCTCCGCTGTCGTCCTCCGCCCTCAGATCTGTTGTCTTCCGGCTCTCTCACGGCGGTGAGGTCTCCGCCGACGGAAACTGCCTGTTCACAGCGTCGCGGAAGGCAATGGGCGGCGAGGACGTTGACGCGCGCGAGCTGCGGCGGCGGACGGTGGCGCGGTTCTTGGAGGATCTCGGATCTGTGAGTTTTGAGGAGAGAGAAGCGATCGACAACGCGATTCGGCACATGTACTCGCCGGATCTGAAGAACGGTTGGGGGATTCATGTCGTTCAGGAGGTGAAATTGTTGGCGAAGAAGGAGGATCGATTTGCTCTTGATTCGGCTATCGAAGAGCTTGTTCACCTCGGCATGCAAAG AGAAATGGCGGCGGAGTCTATTTACAAAGAGAGATGTGTTTCGGTGAATGATGGTCCAAGTTGGGCCAAATACATGTTGATCTCTGGTTCTCCTGATGATGAATATGATATCATCACTTTGCAATATACTGAGGAGGGTTTATTATCTGTAGATGAGAATAGAGAGGGTCGTGCTGCAGCTTTCGGTGATGATATTGCAATTGAATGCCTTGCTACAGAGTTCAAGCGAGAGATATATGTG GTGCAAGCACATGGTTCAGATGCCATGGTCGATGAAGAAAATTGTGTTTTCTTCCTTCCACATCGTCCAAGGAGCCGAATTACTgaacctccatttttccttttcatgaAAGGAACAG GTTGGTGCGGTGCTGGAGCTGACCACTATGAGCCCCTCATTGCTCATCCTTCCGCCTTTGTTTCCCAAGAAAAGGTTGCTGTGGTACTGTGA